The proteins below are encoded in one region of Carcharodon carcharias isolate sCarCar2 chromosome 2, sCarCar2.pri, whole genome shotgun sequence:
- the flrt3 gene encoding leucine-rich repeat transmembrane protein FLRT3 has product MSVKVISKIWSFFVWAGMGLFLGLMAQTVAVETCPSVCRCDAGFVYCNDRGLTSIPTGIPQDSTTLFLQNNRINNAGIPRELLNLLKVETIYLYSNCLDEFPTNVPKYIRELHLQENNIRTISLDSLSKIPYLERLHLDDNSVSAVSIEEGAFQENKYLKLIFLSRNHLSSIPVGLPSTIEELRLDDNRIATISESALRHLTSLKRLVLDGNLLTNQGLRDKVFMNLENLTELSLVRNILTSPPTLPTTSLQKLHLQENHINHIPSNAFSYLRQLQRLDLSNNNLTNLPQGIFDNLNNLSQLLLRNNPWYCGCKMKWVRDWLHLLPIGVNVRGLMCQLPEKVRGMAIKDLAVAMFGCKNITLENTFPTTSPTTVTSARISATHGHWPSFESKRPDWKKPDHSKNYRPTAVPGSRAVRINVKSVSVDTIHITWKISLPMTALRLSWLKLGHNPALGSITETIVHSGKSEYLLTALEPESSYRICMVPMETSNVYLLDETPVCTETQTASLKMHNPTTTLNREQEKELYRNTSLPLAGIIGGAVAVIAIALLALVCCYMHRTGTPFSKTCAYSRGRRRKDDDYAEAGTKKDNSILEIRETAFQMIPMNSDQAAKEEFVIHTIFPPNGMSLYKNNHSESSSSNRSYRDSGIPDSDHSHS; this is encoded by the coding sequence ATGTCCGTAAAAGTGATCAGCAAGATCTGGAGTTTCTTTGTGTGGGCTGGCATGGGATTATTTCTAGGACTAATGGCACAAACAGTCGCTGTGGAAACATGTCCCTCAGTCTGCCGGTGTGATGCAGGTTTTGTGTACTGCAACGACAGAGGCCTGACATCCATTCCGACTGGAATTCCACAAGATTCCACAACCCTCTTCTTGCAGAACAATCGGATCAACAATGCTGGGATTCCGAGGGAGCTCCTGAACCTGCTGAAGGTGGAAACCATTTACCTCTACAGCAACTGTCTGGATGAGTTTCCCACCAATGTACCAAAATACATTAGAGAACTCCACCTGCAGGAAAACAATATACGGACAATATCCTTGGATTCACTTTCCAAAATACCCTACCTGGAAAGGCTGCATTTGGATGATAATTCGGTCTCTGCTGTTAGTATTGAAGAAGGGGCTTTTCAAGAGAATAAGTATCTCAAATTAATCTTTTTGTCCAGGAATCACTTGAGCAGTATACCCGTAGGACTTCCCAGCACAATTGAAGAGCTGAGGCTGGATGACAACCGAATTGCCACCATTTCAGAGAGTGCCCTCAGACATCTCACCAGCCTGAAGCGTTTGGTATTAGACGggaacttgctaaccaatcaagGGCTTCGAGATAAGGTTTTCATGAACCTTGAGAATCTTACAGAGTTATCGCTTGTGCGCAACATACTTACTTCACCTCCCACTCTTCCCACTACAAGCTTGCAGAAGCTGCACCTCCAGGAAAATCATATCAATCATATCCCCTCCAATGCCTTTTCCTATCTCAGACAATTACAGCGGCTGGACTTGTCAAATAATAACTTAACCAACTTGCCTCAGGGAATCTTTGATAATCTGAACAACCTGTCCCAACTGCTTCTCCGCAACAACCCCTGGTATTGCGGCTGTAAAATGAAGTGGGTTCGAGACTGGCTGCATTTACTTCCAATTGGGGTCAATGTGCGTGGACTAATGTGCCAATTGCCTGAAAAGGTTAGAGGTATGGCCATTAAGGACCTGGCAGTCGCAATGTTTGGTTGCAAAAACATCACTTTGGAAAATACCTTCCCCACCACGTCGCCCACCACTGTAACTTCAGCTAGGATCTCCGCCACCCATGGACACTGGCCTTCGTTCGAGTCGAAACGGCCAGACTGGAAAAAACCGGACCATAGCAAAAACTATCGGCCCACAgcagttccagggagcagagctgTTCGAATCAATGTGAAATCTGTGAGCGTAGATACAATTCACATTACCTGGAAGATTTCCCTGCCTATGACAGCATTAAGACTCAGCTGGCTCAAGTTAGGACATAATCCTGCGTTGGGATCCATTACAGAAACCATAgtgcacagtgggaaaagtgAATACTTGCTCACGGCCCTTGAGCCAGAGTCATCCTATCGAATATGTATGGTTCCCATGGAAACCAGCAATGTTTATCTGTTAGATGAGACCCCAGTCtgcacagaaacacagaccgCATCTCTGAAGATGCACAATCCTACCACCACCCTGAacagggagcaggagaaggaACTCTACAGGAATACAAGTCTGCCTTTGGCAGGCATCATAGGGGGTGCAGTGGCCGTAATAGCAATTGCTTTACTTGCACTGGTTTGCTGTTACATGCATAGAACTGGAACACCTTTCTCCAAGACCTGTGCATATAGCAGAGGGCGGCGAAGGAAGGATGATGATTATGCAGAGGCTGGCACTAAGAAGGACAACTCAATATTAGAAATTCGGGAGACTGCTTTTCAAATGATTCCAATGAACAGTGATCAAGCAGCAAAGGAAGAATTTGTAATACACACTATATTTCCACCTAATGGGATGAGTTTGTACAAAAACAATCACAGCGAAAGCAGCAGTAGTAACAGAAGTTACAGAGACAGTGGAATACCAGATTCAGACCATTCACACTCATGA